The following coding sequences are from one Macaca nemestrina isolate mMacNem1 chromosome 1, mMacNem.hap1, whole genome shotgun sequence window:
- the LOC105495040 gene encoding tubulin-specific chaperone A codes for MAEPRVRQIKIKTGMVKRLVKEKVMYEKEAKQQEEKIEKMRAEDGENYDIKKQVEILQESRMMIPDCQRRLEAAYLDLQQILECEKDLEETEEYKEARLVLDSVKLEA; via the coding sequence ATGGCCGAACCTCGCGTGAGACAGATCAAGATCAAGACCGGCATGGTGAAGCGGTTGGTCAAAGAAAAAGTGATGTATGAAAAAGAGGCAAAACAACAGgaagaaaagattgaaaaaatGAGAGCTGAAGATGGTGAAAATTATGACATTAAAAAGCAGGTAGAGATCCTACAAGAATCCCGGATGATGATCCCAGATTGCCAGCGCAGGTTGGAAGCCGCATATTTGGATCTTCAACAGATATTAGAATGTGAAAAAGACTTGGAAGAAACTGAGGAATATAAAGAAGCACGTTTAGTACTGGATTCAGTGAAGTTAGAAGCCTGA